In the Magnetospira sp. QH-2 genome, one interval contains:
- a CDS encoding sulfotransferase, with translation MNRPDFLIAGAQKAGSTWLASKLSGHLDLYIADRELHYFNIDENYNKGPEWYAEFFKDAGQGQKIGEKTPNYLMSRSLGGEEMPALSRIKTDLPDAKILIVLRNPVERAFSAMRHHMWFGRLPPWADICEILFGRYREKAEHWNVLAHGHYAWHINRCIELFGQDKVRVWIFEEDIIRNPEGILRDSMEFIGVDSRWRPSKDNKTSNKGVNSRAVLTANYYTPFLGPMWQAVDRAVHGKFDVTQSCKDRLTEYYAKDVAQLEGVLGRSLSVWGSESPN, from the coding sequence ATGAATCGACCTGACTTTCTCATAGCAGGCGCCCAAAAAGCGGGATCTACGTGGCTCGCCTCAAAACTTTCCGGACATCTAGATCTCTATATTGCTGATCGGGAGTTGCATTATTTCAATATCGACGAGAATTATAACAAAGGGCCCGAATGGTATGCGGAGTTCTTCAAGGACGCGGGCCAGGGGCAAAAAATCGGTGAAAAGACTCCCAACTACCTTATGAGCCGCTCATTGGGCGGCGAGGAAATGCCTGCGCTATCGCGTATAAAAACCGACCTCCCAGATGCCAAGATATTGATTGTCTTGCGTAATCCGGTTGAGCGAGCCTTTTCCGCCATGCGCCATCATATGTGGTTCGGCCGCCTTCCTCCATGGGCGGATATTTGCGAGATCCTATTCGGTCGGTATCGGGAAAAAGCGGAGCACTGGAATGTGCTGGCCCATGGGCACTACGCTTGGCATATCAATCGGTGTATCGAGCTTTTTGGCCAAGACAAAGTCCGGGTGTGGATTTTTGAAGAAGACATTATCCGCAATCCAGAAGGGATCTTGCGCGACTCAATGGAGTTCATTGGTGTTGATTCCCGTTGGAGGCCCAGCAAGGACAATAAGACATCCAACAAGGGCGTGAATTCCCGTGCCGTGCTGACCGCCAACTACTACACACCGTTTTTGGGCCCTATGTGGCAAGCCGTCGATCGTGCCGTACATGGAAAGTTCGATGTTACGCAATCCTGCAAGGATCGTCTCACTGAGTACTATGCGAAAGATGTTGCACAGTTGGAAGGTGTTCTCGGTCGCAGTCTTTCCGTCTGGGGCTCTGAAAGCCCAAACTGA
- a CDS encoding Na/Pi cotransporter family protein, whose amino-acid sequence MFRRTLLPVIFILLGWGFYVSPDFKEIAAGVSIFLFGMLALEEGFRAFTGGLLDKLLKMATDKLWKSIGFGIVATTIMQSSSLVSVLTISFLGAGLIWLSSGIGIIFGANIGTTTGAWLVAGLGLKVKISAYAMPMLVFGIILIFQKSKGLKGAGYILAGLGFLFLGIHHMKEGFEAFKSTIDLAAYAMPGFLGLMVFCAIGIFATVVMQSSHATLVLIITALAAGQITYENALALAIGANIGTTITAILGAMSSNYQGKRLAGAHLVFNLVTGLIAIAFISPLVWAVDSISMTVGIAEDDYALKLAVFHTIFNLIGVIVMTPLVGPLVKGLRRVIPRPMIKTVEPRYINDISIQFPETLLESVRRETLHLYDNSFGIMARGLNIEPKALSSDAPLQELLDGHRSPIEFDLDEVYTSDVKALYGAILDFISRAQTELPHEYSTPLYELRDACHGVVQSVKDIKHLRPNMAIHLTSENPHMQAEYDKMRLMVTQLMRDLRDLRIDEETDHDILALDRYKVAVEEKNILTDGTLDRMIREGQITPYMATSLMNDLSYTRDLIWNLVKMAKAVFGSKELEVREAEELVRLTEEDIEDMSDPQAIIEQGQGEHR is encoded by the coding sequence TTGTTCAGACGCACATTGTTACCGGTTATTTTCATCCTGTTGGGATGGGGGTTCTACGTCAGTCCGGATTTCAAGGAAATCGCCGCCGGGGTATCGATCTTTCTGTTCGGTATGTTGGCGTTGGAGGAAGGTTTCCGCGCTTTCACCGGCGGGCTGCTGGACAAGCTGCTCAAAATGGCCACGGACAAGCTTTGGAAGAGCATCGGCTTTGGCATTGTCGCCACCACCATCATGCAGTCCTCTTCACTAGTATCGGTGCTGACCATCTCTTTTCTCGGCGCCGGGTTGATCTGGCTGTCGTCGGGCATCGGCATCATCTTCGGCGCCAATATCGGCACCACGACCGGTGCCTGGTTGGTGGCCGGGTTGGGCTTGAAGGTCAAGATCTCGGCCTATGCCATGCCCATGCTGGTATTTGGCATCATCTTGATTTTTCAGAAATCCAAGGGGCTGAAAGGCGCGGGCTACATCCTCGCCGGATTGGGCTTCCTGTTCCTGGGCATCCACCATATGAAGGAAGGCTTCGAGGCCTTCAAATCGACCATTGATCTGGCCGCCTATGCCATGCCGGGGTTCCTGGGATTAATGGTGTTCTGCGCCATCGGCATATTTGCCACCGTGGTCATGCAGTCCAGCCACGCCACCCTGGTGCTGATCATCACCGCCCTGGCCGCCGGACAGATCACCTATGAAAATGCCCTGGCCTTGGCCATCGGCGCCAACATCGGCACGACCATTACCGCCATCCTCGGCGCCATGAGTTCGAACTATCAAGGTAAACGCCTGGCTGGGGCGCACCTGGTGTTCAACCTGGTTACCGGCCTGATTGCCATCGCTTTCATCAGCCCGCTGGTCTGGGCGGTGGATAGCATTTCCATGACCGTGGGAATCGCCGAAGACGACTATGCCCTGAAACTGGCGGTGTTCCATACGATCTTTAATCTGATCGGGGTGATTGTCATGACCCCATTGGTCGGGCCGCTGGTGAAGGGTCTGCGCCGGGTCATTCCGCGGCCGATGATCAAGACCGTGGAGCCCCGATATATCAACGATATTTCCATTCAGTTCCCGGAAACCCTCTTGGAATCCGTGCGTCGCGAGACTCTGCACCTGTATGACAACAGCTTTGGGATCATGGCTCGGGGATTGAATATCGAGCCCAAGGCCCTGTCCAGCGATGCGCCCCTGCAAGAGCTGCTCGACGGCCACCGTTCACCAATCGAATTCGATTTGGACGAAGTCTATACCAGTGACGTCAAGGCACTCTATGGCGCGATCCTGGATTTCATCAGCCGCGCCCAAACCGAACTGCCTCATGAGTATTCAACGCCGCTCTACGAATTGCGGGACGCCTGTCACGGCGTGGTGCAGAGCGTCAAGGACATCAAACATCTGCGGCCCAACATGGCCATTCATCTCACCTCTGAAAATCCGCATATGCAGGCCGAATATGACAAGATGCGGCTTATGGTGACCCAACTGATGCGGGATTTGCGGGACCTGCGCATCGATGAGGAAACGGACCACGATATTCTGGCCTTGGATCGCTACAAGGTGGCTGTTGAGGAAAAGAACATCCTCACCGACGGCACCCTGGATCGGATGATTCGAGAAGGACAGATCACGCCGTATATGGCAACATCCTTGATGAACGACCTGAGCTATACGCGGGATTTGATCTGGAATCTCGTTAAGATGGCCAAGGCCGTATTTGGCTCCAAGGAGCTTGAAGTGCGCGAGGCCGAAGAACTGGTTCGTTTGACCGAAGAGGATATTGAGGACATGTCGGACCCACAGGCAATCATTGAACAAGGTCAGGGAGAGCACCGATGA
- a CDS encoding CoA ester lyase, with amino-acid sequence MSKPARKFLEPLAIGAPEPYRELPVALERMIHFFPPHIEKMRAKVPDMAKQVDVLLGNLEDAIPADAKEAARAGFIEVAKNADLGDTGLWTRVNCLNSPWFLDDVIQVVDAAGDKLDVVMLPKVEGPWDIHYLDQLLAQLEAKNSVKRPIMIHAILETALGVENIGAIAAASPRMHGMSLGPADLAASRGMKTTRVGGGHPFYGVMEDPRDDDAPRAFYQQDLWHYTVAKMVDACQANGIKAFYGPFGDFSDNEACEAQFRNAFLLGCAGAWSLHPKQIDIAKNVFSPDPEEVIFALKILDAMPDGTGAVMIDGKMQDDATWKQAKVIADLAKQVAAKDPEMAKVYGL; translated from the coding sequence ATGTCCAAGCCCGCGCGCAAATTCCTCGAACCCCTGGCCATTGGGGCGCCCGAGCCCTATCGCGAACTGCCGGTGGCGCTGGAACGGATGATTCATTTCTTCCCGCCGCATATCGAAAAGATGCGCGCCAAGGTGCCGGACATGGCCAAGCAGGTGGACGTGTTGCTGGGCAATTTGGAAGATGCCATCCCCGCCGATGCCAAGGAAGCGGCGCGGGCCGGGTTCATCGAGGTGGCCAAGAATGCCGATCTGGGTGATACGGGCCTGTGGACCCGGGTCAATTGCCTCAATTCCCCCTGGTTCCTGGATGATGTGATTCAGGTGGTGGATGCTGCCGGAGACAAGCTGGACGTGGTCATGCTGCCCAAGGTCGAAGGGCCTTGGGACATCCATTATCTGGATCAGCTTCTGGCCCAGTTGGAAGCCAAGAACAGCGTGAAAAGGCCAATCATGATCCATGCCATCCTGGAGACGGCCCTGGGCGTGGAGAACATCGGCGCCATCGCCGCCGCCAGCCCGCGCATGCATGGTATGAGCCTGGGGCCGGCGGATCTGGCGGCCTCGCGGGGCATGAAGACCACCCGGGTTGGCGGCGGTCATCCGTTCTATGGAGTCATGGAAGATCCCCGCGACGATGACGCCCCGCGCGCCTTCTATCAGCAGGATCTGTGGCACTACACGGTGGCCAAGATGGTCGATGCCTGTCAGGCCAACGGCATCAAGGCGTTCTATGGCCCGTTCGGGGATTTCTCCGACAACGAGGCCTGCGAGGCCCAGTTCCGCAACGCCTTCCTGCTCGGTTGTGCCGGTGCCTGGAGTCTGCACCCGAAACAGATCGACATCGCCAAGAACGTCTTCAGCCCCGACCCGGAGGAAGTCATCTTTGCCCTGAAGATCCTTGACGCCATGCCCGACGGCACCGGCGCGGTGATGATCGACGGTAAGATGCAGGACGACGCCACCTGGAAACAAGCCAAGGTCATCGCCGATCTGGCCAAACAGGTGGCCGCCAAGGACCCGGAGATGGCAAAGGTTTATGGGTTGTAG